The genomic segment CCATCGCCTCCAACGCGGCGAGACCGAACGTCTCGGCGGGCCCGGGGGCCAGGGCCACATCGGCGGAGGCCTGCAGGGCGCCCAGCGTGTCGCGGTCGCCGACATGCCCCAGGAAGGTCACCGGCAGCCCCTTCCCCCGCTGTTCGAGCCTGCCGCGCAGCGGCCCGTCCCCGGCGACGACCAGCACGGCCCGCAGACCGCGCCGCAGCAGAGCCTCCAGGGCGTCGAGGGCCGTCCCGGGCCGCTTCTCGACGGACAGCCGGGAACACATCACCAGCAGAACTTCGTCCACGCGCGCGTACCGCTCGCGCAGCCCCGGGTCCCGCAGCGCGGGGTGCCGTCCCACGAGGTCGACGCCCAGGGGTGCCCGTACGACGTTCCGGGCGCCGATCCGTACGAACTCCCGTTCGGCGAACTCAGTGGTGCACACCACCCGCGAGTAGGTGTGGGCCGTACGGACGTTGAGGGCGTCGGAGGCCCGCCGGGCCAGCCCCTCGGACAGCCCCCAGGTCCGCAGCACCCCGTCGGCGGTCTCGTGCGAGACCATCACCGCGCGCACCCTGGCCCGCCGGGCCCACGCCCCGGTCCAGCGCAGCGTGGTCCGGTCGGAGACCTCCAGCCGGTCGGGCTCCAGCGACTCCAGCAGGCGGGCCACCCGCCGCTTGTCCGCGAGGACGCGGTAGCCACCGGTCCCCGGCAGCAGCGGCCCGGGCAGCGTGATCACCCGGCCCTGCTCGGTCGCACGGTCGGTGTACCGCTCGCCGGGCACGACGAGCACGGCCTCGTGCCCGGCCGCCTCGAACCCCTTGCCCAGCTCCCGCAGCGCGGTCCGCAGACCGCCCGAGGTGGGCGCGACGAAGTTGGCGAGCCGTACGATCCGCAGCTTCGGGGAAGCGGCCCCGCTCATGCCGCCACCACCGTCCGCGCCGCCAGCACATCGGCGTAGTGCCCGATGAGCTGATCGCCGACGGCCGCCCAGGTGCGCCCCTCGACCATGGCCCGTCCGGCGGCCCCGTACGCGGCCCGCAGCGCGGGATCGGCGGCCAGGGACCACACGGCGTCGCGTACGGCGGCCGCGTCTCGCGGCGGGACCAGCAGTCCCGTGCGCCCGTGGGCGACGAGGTCCAGCGGGCCTCCGGCGGCGGGCGCCACCACGGGCACCCCGCTGGCCATGGCCTCCTGCACGGTCTGGCAGAAGGTCTCGAAGGGGCCGGTGTGGGCGAAGACGTCGAACGAGGCGAAGATCCGGGCGAGTTCGTCGCCGGTGCGGCGGCCGAGGAAGACGGCTCCGGGCAGGGCCTCGCGCAGGCCGGGCTCGCTGGGCCCGTCGCCCACGACGACGACCCGTACACCGTCCAGGCCGCACACCCCGGCGAGCAGCTCGATCTGTTTCTCGGGGGCGAGGCGGCCGACGTAGCCGACGATCAGCTCACCGCCCGGCGCCAGTTCGCGACGCAGCGCCTCGTCGCGCAGGTCGGGGCGGAACCGGACGGTGTCGACGCCGCGCGGCCACAGGCTGACCCGGGGCACGCCGTGTGCCTCCAGGTCGCGCAGGGCCGAGCTGGACGGGGCGAGGGTGCGGTCGGCGGCGGCGTGCACGGAGCGGATGCGCCGCCAGGCCGCCGCCTCACCGGCGTGGACGTAGGTGCGGGCGTATCCGGCGAGGTCGGTCTGGTAGATCGCGACGGCGGGTACCCCGAGGCGGGCGGCGGCCGCCATGCCGCGGACGCCGAGGACGAAGGGGCTGGCCAGGTGGACGATGTCGGCCCGGTGTTCGACGATCGCCGCGGCGACCCGGCGGCTGGGCAGGGCGACACGGACCTGGGGATAGCCCGGGAGCGGAAGGGAGGGGACACGGACTACGGGGCACGGTGCCTGGAGGTCGGCTCCCGCTCCGGTTCCCTGGGCGGTGGCCGGGGCCACGACGAGCGGGGCGTGCCCCCGCGCGACGAGGTGCCGCGCGGTCTGCAGGGCGCAGTGGGCCACGCCGTTCACATCGGGGGGAAAGGACTCGGTCACTATGACGACACGCATACCGGTGTTGTCGTCGTACCGGACGTGGCCGCGTCAACGTGGATCTTTCCGGGCGGGGAACGTCCCATGAGCGTTGCGCTGCACACATGTCCAGGTCGGACCGCGTCCATGCCCTCCTGACTTCCGGGTCACCCGATGTTCACACTGCGGGCATGTCAGGACCGATCCGGCTGCGTACGGCTGTCTGGACCTCGGCCTCCTCGGCCGGGTCGGCGGCCAGTCGACGGAGTTGGTCGACGACGCGCGTGTCACCGGTCTCGGCGTGCCGAGCGGCGATCTCACGGGTGGTCTCCTCGCAGTCCCAGAGGCACTCGACGGCGAAGCCGGCCGGGAAGGAGGGGTCGGTGGCGGCGAGCGCGCGGGCGGCGCGGCCCCGGAGGTGGGAGGAGGCGGTCTCGCGGTAGATGTGGCGCAGAACGGGTGCGGCGCAGACGATGCCCAGGCGGCCGGTGCCGTCGACGAGCGTCCACAGGGTGGGCGCGTCGGGCCCTTCGCCGCGTACGGCCTCCCGCAGCGCGCCCAGCACCAGGTCGCTGTCCTTGGTCCCGCCGAGACAGGCGAGCATGCGTCCGGCGGCGGCACCCAGCGGGTCGGGCCGGTGGACCCAGCCTCGCGCCCGGTCGACGGCGGCCATGCTGCGCATCCGTTCGAAGGCGGCGACGGCGGCCTCCACGACCATCGTCGTCCCGTCGGTCACGGCGCCCTCGATCAGGTCGAGGGCCTCGGGATCGTTGCCGTCGGCGAGGTAGCGAAGGGCGGTGCAGCGGGCACCGTCGTCACCGAATCGGGCGGCCTGGAGGATCTCGGGCCGGTCCTCGGGGCCGGCGACGGCGGTGAGACACCGGGCGGCCGGCACATGGAGGACGGCTCCGCGTTCGATGCCCTGCTGGGCCCACTCGAAGACGGCCTTGACGCTCCACCCCGGCCGGGGTCCGCTCGGTCGCATCTGCCGCTGCCAGCGGTCGAAGCAGCCGGTCTCGTGGGCGGCACGCACACGCGTGGCGATGGCTTCGCGGGGGTCGTCGGCCCACAGCCGCCAGGGCCGGGGTTCGAAGGCGTCGCGGACGGCGGCGGCCAGTTCGGCCTCCCCCTCCGGATCGGTGGTGAAGCGGGCCAGGACGGGTTCGGCCAGGGCGCGCAGCCCCTCGTCGTCGTCCCTGAGGGCCAGCTCGTCCAGGGCCCAGGCCCAGCTGGTGCCCACGGCGGCGTACCTGCGCAGGAGGTCGAGCGCGTCCCGCCTGCCGTACGAGGCGAGGTGCCCGAGGACCGCGAGGGCCAGCCCGGTGCGTGACTCGTCGGTGTCCAGCACGTCCTCGGCGTCGAAGAGGTGCCGCTCGATCTCGTCGAGCTCGCCGCTCAGATCGAGGTAGAGACGGGCGTAGTACAGGGAGCGGTTCTCCACCTGCCAGTCGTGGCGGGGGTCGCTCAGCACACAGTGGTTCAGTGCCGCGAGCGCCTCGTCCCGGGGGGCGGTGAGCGCGTGCAGGGTGCCGTCGCCGCGGCCCCGCTGCAGCAGGCCGAGCAGCGTACCGCTGGGCGCTATGACCGGTTCGAACATGGGAAACAGCCTCACATCAAGCGTCGACGCAACCGGGGATCTTGCTTTACCTGGCCGCGTGACAACACGTCGGGGCGCCCGCCGTCTCTTGCTTGCTGTAGACCATCTTCCTCTGCCTCTCGTCGGTGGCCCATGCGGACCGCATCACGGCCCACGCGGTGCGGCAACACCTGCCCAGCCATCATGTCCGTGAATCACGACGTCATGATGACCCGGCGGTTCTTCCTGCCGCGACCGAAATATCCGGCGGCCCCGTACCGCCTCCCCCGTCTTTCGTGTTTTGCCTGGTCAGAACATGTTGATCAGCGTGCTGCGAACAGTTCGAGCAGTTCGGCCTTGTCGAACATCCGGGCGGTGTCGACCGCGTTCGGAGTGCCCGCGACCGGGTCGGCCCCGCCGTCCAGAAGGACCCGGATGACAGCTTCCTCACCCTTGAAAACCGCCCCGGCGAGGGGAGTCTGGCCTCGGTCGTTGACGCGGTCGGCCGCACCGCCACGGGCCAGGAGGGCCCGTACCGCGTCGGCGTGACCGTGGTACGCGGCGAGC from the Streptomyces sp. NBC_00310 genome contains:
- a CDS encoding glycosyltransferase gives rise to the protein MSGAASPKLRIVRLANFVAPTSGGLRTALRELGKGFEAAGHEAVLVVPGERYTDRATEQGRVITLPGPLLPGTGGYRVLADKRRVARLLESLEPDRLEVSDRTTLRWTGAWARRARVRAVMVSHETADGVLRTWGLSEGLARRASDALNVRTAHTYSRVVCTTEFAEREFVRIGARNVVRAPLGVDLVGRHPALRDPGLRERYARVDEVLLVMCSRLSVEKRPGTALDALEALLRRGLRAVLVVAGDGPLRGRLEQRGKGLPVTFLGHVGDRDTLGALQASADVALAPGPAETFGLAALEAMACGTPVVASSSSALPEVIGSAGATAADHGEAFADAVELLLDRPEGERRDAARARAECFGWQTAVDAFLAAHDATVGRPVREGVG
- a CDS encoding glycosyltransferase family 4 protein produces the protein MRVVIVTESFPPDVNGVAHCALQTARHLVARGHAPLVVAPATAQGTGAGADLQAPCPVVRVPSLPLPGYPQVRVALPSRRVAAAIVEHRADIVHLASPFVLGVRGMAAAARLGVPAVAIYQTDLAGYARTYVHAGEAAAWRRIRSVHAAADRTLAPSSSALRDLEAHGVPRVSLWPRGVDTVRFRPDLRDEALRRELAPGGELIVGYVGRLAPEKQIELLAGVCGLDGVRVVVVGDGPSEPGLREALPGAVFLGRRTGDELARIFASFDVFAHTGPFETFCQTVQEAMASGVPVVAPAAGGPLDLVAHGRTGLLVPPRDAAAVRDAVWSLAADPALRAAYGAAGRAMVEGRTWAAVGDQLIGHYADVLAARTVVAA
- a CDS encoding HEAT repeat domain-containing protein; amino-acid sequence: MFEPVIAPSGTLLGLLQRGRGDGTLHALTAPRDEALAALNHCVLSDPRHDWQVENRSLYYARLYLDLSGELDEIERHLFDAEDVLDTDESRTGLALAVLGHLASYGRRDALDLLRRYAAVGTSWAWALDELALRDDDEGLRALAEPVLARFTTDPEGEAELAAAVRDAFEPRPWRLWADDPREAIATRVRAAHETGCFDRWQRQMRPSGPRPGWSVKAVFEWAQQGIERGAVLHVPAARCLTAVAGPEDRPEILQAARFGDDGARCTALRYLADGNDPEALDLIEGAVTDGTTMVVEAAVAAFERMRSMAAVDRARGWVHRPDPLGAAAGRMLACLGGTKDSDLVLGALREAVRGEGPDAPTLWTLVDGTGRLGIVCAAPVLRHIYRETASSHLRGRAARALAATDPSFPAGFAVECLWDCEETTREIAARHAETGDTRVVDQLRRLAADPAEEAEVQTAVRSRIGPDMPAV
- a CDS encoding ankyrin repeat domain-containing protein yields the protein MSEAPDPEVVELATKIFDLARRGETEALVAYVDAGVPADLTNDRGDSLVMLAAYHGHADAVRALLARGGAADRVNDRGQTPLAGAVFKGEEAVIRVLLDGGADPVAGTPNAVDTARMFDKAELLELFAAR